The genomic interval TCGTCCTCCTGGGTCTGGGCGACTTCGACGATCATCTGTGCCGCGGGGTGTTCGATGTCCATCTCCGAGAGGATGGTCGCGCCGTCGTTGGTGATGACGACATCCCCGTCGTCGGAGACGAGCATCTTGTCCATTCCGCGGGGGCCAAGCGTCGTACGTACCGACTCGCTGACGGCCTTCCCGGCGGAGATGTTCGACGACTGTGCGTCCTTGCCGTGTGTGCGCTGGGCGTCCTCGTCGAGAATGAAGAGGGGCTGGCCGCCCATGCGTCGCTGGCCAGATGACATATGTGGGTTACCTCACCTAAGACATCGCAAGCGGTTCTATATAAATCCTTCGAACAGGACCGTCCCGACACCCCCGGACGACGGCGGTTCGACCGCCACCGACCCCGGCGATGGTTTAATGCGGCGGTGCCCGTACCGTTCGGTGATGCTCGAACTGGAGCACGGGTTCCGCATCGTCGACGTGGCGGGGCGGATCGAACCCGAGGAGAGTCGCCGTCCGCGGCCCGGGATCGGCGGCGCCGAGCAGTTCGAGCGGGAGATGCGCCAGGCAGGCATCACGCGGGCGCTGGTCCACCCGAGCACGCGCGAGGGGAGCTACCTGAAGGTAAACAACGCCGTCGCCAGGACGACCGTCGGCCGCCCGCTGGTCGCGCTCGCCCGGCTGAACGGCGTCCGCGCGGTCGGAGACGGGCCGACTGCGGCGCTCCGGAACTTCACGAGCAGCCGCGGCCCCGACCACGTCTCGCCCGAGGACATCGAGCAGTTCGCGTACGACGAGCGGTTCGGCGGCTTCGCCCTCGATCCGGCCGAGGACGGCCTCCCCGACGAGGCGGTGCTGGCGGAACTCTCGGCCGTCTCACAGCCGATACTGGTCCACGGCGGCGAGCGGTTCCCCCCGTCGGCGGTCGCCGAGTCGCTGCTTGACGGGGCCGTTCCGGTCGTCCTGGCCCACTTCGGGGCCCACCCGTTGCGGCGGGACCTGATGGCCGAGGCGATCGACCTGCTCGACAGCTACGAGGGGCTCTATCTCGACACGAGCGTCGTCCGGTACCGTGACCCGTTGGAGCGCGCAATCCGCGAACACCCGGATCGGGTGTGTTTCGGCAGCGGCGCACCCGACACCCATCCCAACGTCGCGGTGATGGAGATTCTCACGCTGGACGTGCCCGAAGACGCCATGAAGAAGGTCTTCTCGAACAACCCCGCGCGGGTCTTCGACCCACTCTAGGCGTCGAGGGCGTCGGCGATCGCTTCGAGTTCTCCCTTGCGGAACGGTCGCTCGCTCTCGCTTGGGTCGTCCGTGTCGAGTACACCGATCGCGGAGAGGGCGCCCGCCCGCATCTGTGGTTTCGACGGCAGCGATCCCGTATCGATGTCGTAGCCGACCGCCTCACACAGCGCCGCGAGGTCCTCTTTGGTGAACGTGGCGGAGATCTCGCGCTCGAACCGCCCCGTGGCCGCTCTGATGTCGTTCCTGAGTTCGTCGACAGTCCGTGTCACACCGTCGAGAGGGGCCAGCGCCACCTGTCGGTTCCGGTTCCGCCGCGGGGACGGCCCGCACACACGCCGTCAGCGCCAGTCGTAGACGGTCACGGCCCGGTCGGCCCGCTCCGAGCGCCCGTTCGGGTTGCGGCGGCTGGTGCGGTCCCGGACCGAGGCGAGCAGTCCGTCTTTGATCCCAACGCCGACACCGCCAAGCACCGACCGCCCGGTGCCAAGCCACTCCGAGAGCGTCGTTTCGTTTCTGAGGACGCCGGTGAGCGCGTCCGCTCCGTCCCGGCCCGCGTGGCTGGCGATCCGCCGGACGACGGTCGGCCGGAGGCCGTAGTTTTTCACCAGCCGATAGGTCAGAGAGCGGTACTTGCTCCCCCAGTCGGTCGCGAGCATGCCGCCGTCGGACTCGAACTCCCGGCTGGCGGTCATCGAAGCGTCCCAGATGACCTCGCGACCGGTTCCCGAGAGCCGGTGTGCCAGATCGCGGGCACCGCCGACAGTGAGGTACTCGTCGAAGCCGTCCAGCGCGTTCAGTACCTCCCGACGGAACGCGACGTTGCCCGGGTTGAAGTAGGTCACTTGCCGGCCGGCGATCGTCCGCATCTCCTTGCTGTCGGTCGTCAGGCCGGCCGTGAGGCGTTCGTGTGTCGGCCCGGTAACGACCGCGCCGGCGGCGAGGCCGGAGCGAACAGCCTCGGCCCAGCCGTCGCCGACCGAGAGGGTCTGATCGACCAGTGCGACCGCGTCCCCGGTGACCCTGTCGAGCCCGGCGTTCCGTGCGGTGTTGACCGACCGGTCGGCGATCTCGACCAGCACCGACACGTCGTCGCGGTCCCTGACCATCCCGGTCGTCCCGTCGGCCGAGGGGCCGTTGACGACGATCACCTCCGCGTCCGGGACGTGCTCGGCGAGTGCGTCCAGACAGCCGGCGAGTTCCTCCCGGCCGTTCAGTGTCGGGACCACCACCGATAGCTCCATGGTATCCGGTAGTTCGCCGGAACCGCATAAACCCCGCGGGCGACCTGCCACCGACGCGCGAGCGCGCCACCTCCGGTAACCGCGGCCTAGACGTGTGTGTTCCAGTACGAGACCGACGCGATCTTCTCGCCCAGCGGCGTCCCGCCGATGACGGTGTCGATCGAGCGGAACGAGGCGGCGAGTTCGTTGGGGATCTTCCGGTAGAAACCGTAGGGAAGCACCCAGTCGTGGGTCGCCTCGGTCAGTTCCAGCCCGGCGCCGTCGAGCAGCCGGTCGACCTCCCACCGGGAGTAGAGCCGCGACCCCATCGGGAGCGCCCAGTTGTAGGTCGAGCGGGTCGAGAACCGGTTGAACGTGTCGAAGACCACTTGCTCTTTGGCGACGCGGCGCATCTCGGCGAGGAAGGCCGCGGGCGTGTCCGCCAGGTGGAAAAACCGCATCGCGAGCACCGCGTCGAAGTGGTCGTCGGGGAACGGGAGGCGGGCGGCGTCGCCGCGCATGAACTCGACGTGGTCGTCGACCCCGGCCGCGGCGGCCTTCTGGCGTCCCTGCTGGAGCATCGGCCCGGAGATGTCCAGGCCGACGATGTCGGCGCCTCGCTCGGCGAGCATGACGGTAAACCGTCCGGTACCACAGGCCACTTCGAGGATGCTCCGGTCGTCGACCGGCCCGAGCGCGTCGAGGACAGCCTGTTTCTCGCGGCGGTCGATGAGCCGGCCACCGCGGGAGAACCGCTTGTCGTCGTACTCCTCGGCGACGTTGTCGGCCTGGTACCACTCCTGCCCTTTCACGTCTCAATCGTCCCCACTGGGGGAATAAAACGATACTGGAATCGACGGTCGGTCGTCAACCGTTGTAGGGGACGCGTGTATAAGGATTCATTATACAGTCAATACTCTCTGTATTGTTTGGTCACACACATAGCCAACTTTTACCAGGATGTTTGTGATTCTGTCCAGTATGAGCACGATTTCCGATGAAACGCTGGCAACCCCCTTCGCGACCGAGGAGTTTCGCGAGCGGCTCCGTGACCTGCCGCCGAGCGCGAAACTCGTCGCGAAGGTGCTCGAAGACGAGGCGCCGCTCTCCCAGGGGCAGCTCGCGGACGCCTCTCTGCTCCCCGACCGCACCGTCCGCTACGCGCTGAACAGGCTCGAAGACTCGGAGCTCGTCGAGTCCCGGTACAGTTTCACCGACGCTCGCAAACAGGTGTACTTTTTGTCGACCTGACCGACGCTACCGCATGGACTGGACGCGGGTCGACGTGCCCGTGGCGACGCGCGCACCGACCGGGCAGACGGCCGCGTATCTGATCGGCGGGTCGCTGCTGATCGACCCCGCAGCCAGAACCGACGCGCTCGACGCGCTCGTACCGGATATCGAGCACGTCGCCGTCACCCACCACCATCCCGACCACACGGGCGCCGTCGCCGACTACGCTGCCGAGGCCGGCGCGACCGTCTGGGCTCGGACCGGCCGCACGGCGGCCTTCGAGCGGGCGACCGGCGTCACGCCGGACCGGACGTTTGCCGAGGGGACACGGATTCCGACCCGCGGGGGCGACGTGGCGGTTCTGGACACGCCCGGCCACGCGCCCGAACACGTCGCGTTCGTGGCCGGCGACGCCGTCGTCTCCGGTGATCTGGCCATCGCGGCGGGCAGCGTCGTCGTCGGCGCGCCGGAGGGGGACATGCGGGCGTATCTGACCTCGTTGCGGCGACTGGCGGCCCGGTCCCCGACTCGGCTCCTGCCGGCTCACGGTCCGATCATCGACGAGCCACGGGCGACGTGTGAGCGCCTGCTCGCGCATCGACTCGAACGCGAGCGTCGGGTCCGGGCGGCGGTCGCGGACGGCGCGGCGACCGTCGACGCGATACTCGACGCCGCCTACGAGAAGGACCTCTCGGGCGTCCGGGACCTCGCCGCCGCGACGGTCCGGGCGCACCTGAAGAAACTCGCGGTCGAGGGCGCGCTGGCCTGGGACGGCGAGCGCGCGACCGTCGCCGGCCCGTGACGCGTACTTTTTCCCCGTCCACGCGTACGAGTTCGCATGGAGTCGCTCGAAACCGAACTCGACCGCGCCAGGGACCTCGACGTGGCCGAGTTGGCCGACGCGATCGAGACGATCGGGTTCGAGTGTACGCGCTGTGGCGCCTGCTGCAAGGCCGAGACGGGGTGTGGGGGCGCCGACGGGACCGCAGCCGACGACGATGGATCGAAGAGCGCCGACCCACACACGGCGACCGTCTTCCCCGACGAGATCCGCCGGCTCCAGGCGTCGGACGGGACCGACTACGATTTCCGGGATGTCGCCCGACCGATGCCCTACGGGCTGACCGAGGGTCCCGACGGCCCCGAGGGCGAGACCTTCGAGTGGGCGCTCCAGACTGACGGCTGCGGCGACTGCACCTTCTACGAGGAGACGGGCGGCACCGGCGCCTGTACGGTCCACGAGGACCGGCCGCTCATCTGTCGGACCTACCCGTTCAGCGTCGCGCTCGGCGGGACGACACAGCCGATGGGCGAGGTCGTCGACAGCGTTGCCCCGGAGGGGGACGGCGAAGCCGACGAACCCGACGACGGCTCGGGGATGGTCCGCGCCCACGAGTGTGAAGGGCTCGGGCGTGACATCTCGCGGGCGGACGCGAAAGAACTGGCAGCGGCACTCAAAGAGCGAGCGGTCCGTGAGTTAGAAGAAGCCATCGGCGTCCGCGAGCAGTACCAGCCGGTGGAGACGGCCCCTGGCGAAGTCGTCGTCCACGACTCCGAGGGCCAGAAACGACCCGATGGGACGCCGAGAGAGTAGGCCAGACGCTGTTCAGACGCTTTCGTCGATGATCTCGCCGACCGCGAAGTTCGATTTGACTTCCGTCACTTCGATCTTGACGCGCTCGCCGATCTCGGCACCGGGGACGATGATGACGTAGCCCCGTTCGACGCGGGCGATCCCGTCGCCCTGCTTGCCGATGTCCTCGATCTCGACGTAGCGTGTCTCACCGGGTTCGACCGGCGGTTGGGGCTGGTCCGGCGGCGTCTCGCTCACCGACGCCTCGTCCTCGGTGCTCTCGTCGTCGGCGGAGATGAGTGCGACGCGGTAGGTGCCACCGGCCTCGACGGCCCCCGTCTCGACCTCGCGGCGCGGGACCTCGACGACGTACCTGTCACCCTCGTCGGTCACGTCAGCGCTGAACAGACACAGGAGTTTCTCCGAGATTTCCAATGTAGTAGACCTCCGTTTGCGCTACTGTTCGCCCACCACTATAGAACTGCCGGACGCAGCAGTCGCTGTTTTCGCCCTGTACCAACCACCGATGTGAGCCGCCCGTCGCCGTGTCGGTTCCGCGACTCGCTGCGACAAAACCGCAAGACAGCGGCGTGTTAACCGACTGTACCAAACCCCCTAAGGGAGTTTCGGTGCTACCCCGTACTGTACCAATGAGCGCGACCGTACAGGCGACTGACGCCCCACTCTCGGACAAGCAGCGTCGCATCCTGGAGTACCTCGAAGCCAACGCCGACAGCCAAACCTACTTCAAGTCGCGGCTCATCGGCGACGAGCTGGACATGTCCGCCAAAGAGGTCGGCGCCAACATGACCGCGATTGCCAACAGCGCCACCACCGTCGATGTCGAGAAGTGGGGCTACTCGTCGTCGACGACGTGGATGGTCGAAACGTAAGTTCGCGCCTGCGGGCAGACGTGGCGTTTCGCCCTTCTCACGCCGGAT from Haloarcula pelagica carries:
- a CDS encoding amidohydrolase family protein codes for the protein MLELEHGFRIVDVAGRIEPEESRRPRPGIGGAEQFEREMRQAGITRALVHPSTREGSYLKVNNAVARTTVGRPLVALARLNGVRAVGDGPTAALRNFTSSRGPDHVSPEDIEQFAYDERFGGFALDPAEDGLPDEAVLAELSAVSQPILVHGGERFPPSAVAESLLDGAVPVVLAHFGAHPLRRDLMAEAIDLLDSYEGLYLDTSVVRYRDPLERAIREHPDRVCFGSGAPDTHPNVAVMEILTLDVPEDAMKKVFSNNPARVFDPL
- a CDS encoding glycosyltransferase family 2 protein; the encoded protein is MELSVVVPTLNGREELAGCLDALAEHVPDAEVIVVNGPSADGTTGMVRDRDDVSVLVEIADRSVNTARNAGLDRVTGDAVALVDQTLSVGDGWAEAVRSGLAAGAVVTGPTHERLTAGLTTDSKEMRTIAGRQVTYFNPGNVAFRREVLNALDGFDEYLTVGGARDLAHRLSGTGREVIWDASMTASREFESDGGMLATDWGSKYRSLTYRLVKNYGLRPTVVRRIASHAGRDGADALTGVLRNETTLSEWLGTGRSVLGGVGVGIKDGLLASVRDRTSRRNPNGRSERADRAVTVYDWR
- a CDS encoding class I SAM-dependent methyltransferase yields the protein MKGQEWYQADNVAEEYDDKRFSRGGRLIDRREKQAVLDALGPVDDRSILEVACGTGRFTVMLAERGADIVGLDISGPMLQQGRQKAAAAGVDDHVEFMRGDAARLPFPDDHFDAVLAMRFFHLADTPAAFLAEMRRVAKEQVVFDTFNRFSTRSTYNWALPMGSRLYSRWEVDRLLDGAGLELTEATHDWVLPYGFYRKIPNELAASFRSIDTVIGGTPLGEKIASVSYWNTHV
- a CDS encoding MarR family transcriptional regulator; the protein is MSTISDETLATPFATEEFRERLRDLPPSAKLVAKVLEDEAPLSQGQLADASLLPDRTVRYALNRLEDSELVESRYSFTDARKQVYFLST
- a CDS encoding MBL fold metallo-hydrolase; this encodes MDWTRVDVPVATRAPTGQTAAYLIGGSLLIDPAARTDALDALVPDIEHVAVTHHHPDHTGAVADYAAEAGATVWARTGRTAAFERATGVTPDRTFAEGTRIPTRGGDVAVLDTPGHAPEHVAFVAGDAVVSGDLAIAAGSVVVGAPEGDMRAYLTSLRRLAARSPTRLLPAHGPIIDEPRATCERLLAHRLERERRVRAAVADGAATVDAILDAAYEKDLSGVRDLAAATVRAHLKKLAVEGALAWDGERATVAGP
- a CDS encoding YkgJ family cysteine cluster protein produces the protein MESLETELDRARDLDVAELADAIETIGFECTRCGACCKAETGCGGADGTAADDDGSKSADPHTATVFPDEIRRLQASDGTDYDFRDVARPMPYGLTEGPDGPEGETFEWALQTDGCGDCTFYEETGGTGACTVHEDRPLICRTYPFSVALGGTTQPMGEVVDSVAPEGDGEADEPDDGSGMVRAHECEGLGRDISRADAKELAAALKERAVRELEEAIGVREQYQPVETAPGEVVVHDSEGQKRPDGTPRE
- a CDS encoding TRAM domain-containing protein translates to MEISEKLLCLFSADVTDEGDRYVVEVPRREVETGAVEAGGTYRVALISADDESTEDEASVSETPPDQPQPPVEPGETRYVEIEDIGKQGDGIARVERGYVIIVPGAEIGERVKIEVTEVKSNFAVGEIIDESV
- a CDS encoding DUF7123 family protein translates to MSATVQATDAPLSDKQRRILEYLEANADSQTYFKSRLIGDELDMSAKEVGANMTAIANSATTVDVEKWGYSSSTTWMVET